A genome region from Schlesneria paludicola DSM 18645 includes the following:
- the frr gene encoding ribosome recycling factor codes for MDQDEILLDAEERMEKAASVAHDHFQGLRTGRASTGLVDSIRVDYYGSPTPLKQIATISVPEAQQIMIRPFDQGVINEIAKAIQSSDIGLAPNSDGRVIRLNVPPLSTERRKQMVGRLKDLAEEARVAIRNIRRDANKHADTSLKDKLMNEDVHEQTKEQIQELTKQYEGKVNSMADAKEKDIMS; via the coding sequence ATGGATCAGGACGAAATTCTGTTGGATGCCGAAGAACGCATGGAAAAAGCGGCGTCTGTGGCCCATGACCATTTCCAGGGCTTGCGCACCGGACGTGCATCGACGGGTCTCGTCGATTCCATTCGCGTCGACTATTACGGCAGCCCGACTCCCTTGAAGCAGATTGCCACGATCAGCGTTCCAGAAGCGCAGCAGATCATGATTCGCCCTTTCGATCAGGGCGTGATCAATGAGATTGCCAAGGCGATTCAATCGAGCGATATCGGATTGGCGCCCAATTCCGACGGTCGTGTGATCCGTTTGAATGTACCGCCCCTATCGACCGAACGCCGTAAGCAAATGGTCGGACGACTTAAGGATCTGGCGGAAGAGGCGCGTGTGGCGATTCGCAATATTCGTCGCGATGCCAACAAACACGCTGACACGTCTCTGAAAGACAAGTTGATGAACGAAGACGTTCATGAGCAGACCAAAGAGCAGATCCAGGAACTGACCAAGCAGTACGAAGGCAAAGTGAACTCGATGGCGGATGCCAAAGAGAAGGACATCATGAGCTGA
- a CDS encoding amidophosphoribosyltransferase produces MADLYHECGIAAIYHLPGETSRLAPKQGPTQVSRHMSRLLLEIQNRGQLAAGMTVYRPGHPQLLDTYKDVGTVTEVFHLNHQKEAVELMDKYAGPAAIGHVRYATCGADDRGNAQPFERHHIEKHKWFAFGFNGQLSNYKQLKEEILSEPNFHLARDTDTEVLMHIISQLLSGDRQPTLLEVLTQLSERLDGAWNVVFLNALGEMFVARDPLGIRPLCYAVEGSLFAAASESVALTNLGFAQESIKNVPPGHAVLIQNGKLTVKQFAASTRRAHCFFEWIYFANVASTLDERSVYLTRKRLGEELARQEREKPVCPLDDGDTIVVPVPDTAKAAADSMGYALRVPCLEGLIRNRYMGRTFIEGNNREDKARMKYTPLAEVLAGKRVLLVEDTIVRSTTMKVLISQLRDRGHAKEVHVRVACPPIVAPCFYGIDMSTTSQLFAPKFMSAGESLTPEIEQEMANAIGADSLRFLSKTAIARSVDLPGHALCQACIDGRYPTEAGRKLYDLDINRGCESGCSTTRVFDEPRAVVVK; encoded by the coding sequence GTGGCCGACCTCTATCATGAGTGTGGAATTGCCGCGATCTATCACCTGCCGGGCGAAACCAGTCGACTCGCCCCGAAACAAGGACCAACGCAAGTCTCGCGGCACATGTCGCGGCTGTTGTTGGAAATCCAGAACCGAGGCCAACTTGCCGCTGGCATGACCGTCTATCGGCCTGGTCATCCGCAGCTTCTGGATACGTACAAAGACGTCGGTACGGTCACCGAGGTGTTTCATTTGAATCACCAGAAGGAAGCCGTCGAACTGATGGACAAATATGCGGGCCCCGCTGCGATCGGGCACGTTCGCTATGCGACCTGCGGTGCCGATGATCGTGGCAATGCGCAGCCGTTTGAACGACATCACATCGAAAAGCATAAGTGGTTCGCGTTCGGCTTCAACGGGCAGCTTTCGAACTATAAGCAGTTGAAGGAAGAGATTCTTTCGGAGCCGAACTTTCATCTGGCTCGCGATACCGATACCGAAGTGTTGATGCACATCATCTCGCAACTGCTGTCCGGTGATCGGCAGCCAACGCTGCTGGAAGTGCTGACTCAGCTTAGCGAACGTCTCGACGGTGCCTGGAACGTGGTGTTCCTGAACGCTCTGGGGGAAATGTTTGTTGCCCGTGATCCGTTGGGGATTCGCCCACTCTGCTATGCGGTGGAAGGTTCGCTATTCGCCGCAGCGAGCGAAAGTGTGGCTCTGACAAACTTGGGGTTTGCCCAAGAGTCGATCAAGAATGTGCCACCAGGGCACGCGGTCTTGATTCAAAATGGCAAACTGACAGTCAAGCAGTTTGCCGCGAGTACGCGCCGTGCTCACTGTTTCTTCGAATGGATCTATTTTGCCAACGTTGCCAGCACGTTGGATGAACGCAGTGTGTATCTGACTCGCAAGCGTTTGGGTGAAGAGTTAGCCCGGCAGGAACGCGAGAAACCCGTCTGTCCGCTGGATGACGGCGACACGATTGTCGTTCCGGTTCCTGACACCGCAAAAGCCGCGGCGGACAGCATGGGCTATGCGCTTCGCGTGCCGTGTCTTGAGGGATTGATTCGCAATCGGTACATGGGGCGGACGTTTATCGAGGGAAACAACCGCGAAGACAAAGCGCGGATGAAGTACACGCCGCTGGCCGAAGTGCTGGCGGGGAAACGTGTGCTGCTGGTCGAAGACACCATTGTCCGCTCGACGACCATGAAAGTGCTGATTTCACAGTTGCGTGACCGCGGTCATGCGAAAGAGGTTCACGTTCGGGTGGCCTGCCCGCCCATTGTCGCGCCCTGTTTTTATGGGATCGACATGTCGACGACGAGCCAGCTCTTTGCGCCGAAATTCATGTCGGCCGGTGAATCGTTGACGCCTGAAATTGAACAGGAAATGGCGAACGCGATTGGTGCCGACAGCCTGCGATTCTTGTCAAAAACGGCGATTGCACGCAGTGTCGACCTTCCAGGTCACGCCCTCTGTCAAGCTTGCATCGACGGACGTTATCCGACCGAGGCCGGACGAAAGCTGTACGACCTGGATATCAACCGTGGATGTGAAAGCGGGTGTTCGACGACGCGTGTCTTTGACGAGCCTCGGGCTGTGGTTGTGAAGTAA
- a CDS encoding GNAT family N-acetyltransferase: MSTMQVGPQWTIRAAEHADWKAIADFNSRLALETEGKRLAPETIEAGVRALLSEPRHGRYFVACSGDRIVGQMMHTREWSDWRNGEIWWLQSVYVSPDHRRHGIFRTLYRHLEQMAELDPGVVGIRLYVERENAKAIEAYKSLGLVDAHYAVMETIFRRG; this comes from the coding sequence ATGTCAACAATGCAGGTGGGCCCCCAATGGACCATTCGCGCGGCAGAGCACGCGGATTGGAAGGCGATTGCGGATTTCAATTCACGGCTTGCGCTTGAAACCGAAGGCAAGCGACTGGCGCCCGAGACGATCGAAGCGGGCGTACGGGCACTATTGTCTGAACCGCGGCATGGTCGTTATTTCGTTGCCTGTAGCGGAGACCGCATTGTCGGTCAGATGATGCACACGCGAGAATGGAGTGATTGGCGGAATGGTGAGATCTGGTGGCTGCAGAGTGTTTATGTAAGCCCAGATCATCGCCGCCACGGAATATTTCGCACCCTTTATCGGCATCTGGAACAAATGGCGGAACTTGACCCTGGCGTCGTGGGTATCCGCTTGTATGTCGAACGGGAGAATGCCAAGGCGATCGAGGCGTACAAATCGCTGGGCCTTGTTGATGCTCACTATGCGGTGATGGAGACCATTTTTCGCAGGGGCTGA
- a CDS encoding gamma-glutamyl-gamma-aminobutyrate hydrolase family protein, with translation MKTKPVIGINGDYRPGRKDGVALSWFNTGYYDSVTASGGLPLLIPPFGSDEDLKQTLSMCDGIVLAGCSMDLDPMRLGMEPHPHTRPMPSRREDFDRRICKLAFEMRIPVLAIGAGMQTMNVVCGGTLIQHIAEAVPKALHHRDPVERHNRHIIEIVEGTLCWDIYGPGEIRVNSEHHMAVNHLASCFKASAHAPDGVVECYESTLSDWFCLGVQWHPEDDTASALDMQVFQEFMSAVHGVEPTILKMPQKMAA, from the coding sequence ATGAAGACAAAGCCAGTTATCGGTATCAATGGTGATTATCGTCCCGGTCGCAAAGATGGTGTTGCCCTCAGTTGGTTCAACACGGGTTACTATGATTCGGTCACGGCATCGGGTGGCCTGCCGCTGCTGATTCCTCCATTCGGCAGTGACGAAGATTTGAAGCAAACGTTGTCGATGTGCGATGGAATTGTGCTGGCCGGTTGCTCAATGGACCTTGACCCGATGCGCCTGGGAATGGAGCCGCATCCACACACGCGTCCCATGCCGTCCCGCCGCGAAGATTTTGATCGCCGAATCTGCAAGTTGGCGTTTGAAATGCGGATTCCCGTTCTGGCGATCGGTGCCGGAATGCAGACCATGAACGTGGTGTGCGGTGGAACGCTGATTCAACATATCGCAGAAGCTGTTCCCAAGGCCCTGCATCACCGCGACCCCGTCGAACGGCACAATCGTCACATCATTGAGATTGTCGAGGGAACTCTTTGCTGGGACATTTATGGCCCTGGCGAAATTCGCGTGAACAGCGAACATCACATGGCCGTGAACCACCTCGCAAGCTGCTTCAAGGCGTCTGCTCACGCACCTGATGGCGTGGTTGAGTGCTACGAATCGACGTTGTCTGACTGGTTCTGTCTCGGTGTGCAATGGCATCCCGAAGACGACACCGCGTCGGCTCTCGATATGCAGGTCTTCCAGGAATTCATGTCGGCCGTTCATGGCGTGGAACCGACGATCCTGAAGATGCCACAAAAAATGGCCGCCTAG
- a CDS encoding Gfo/Idh/MocA family oxidoreductase, with protein MRSMILTLPTCLLSLMALSLLAADTSPGLDLLNGGQSANTVRAFKELARWKDLQSWPTSLAFSPDNKTLAIGLKDAVELVDLETKSVTGSFPVKSGQVRGLVFSPDGTHLATASYQHATLFDAKTHAAVRELGGHRGYVTSIAFSRDGRRIATACEDEIARVWNMDQNDQPVTLKGHAYPVTGVAWSADGAHIATSAGDDTRPTKPGQVRIWDAASGMLQDQFELHAKAATCVTFTPDGHYLLSGSIDEHVNVYDLQAKKPLGFFGGHSRPTIAVAVYPDGETAISVSGGRAVGKNELMAWEIESGDVMASIEAHEAKITSLAVSADGRMIATASQDRSVALWSSSFLTVGLAELAAADVAPPKESNAEQVVQTNQPSPNTQAASEPKARVLRAGIIGLDTSHAIAFSKTLNAATPVAGAENCRVVAAYPKGSPDIKSSLERVPSYTEELKSKHGVEIVDSIDELLKRVDVVMLETNDGRPHLEQLLPVLKAKKPCFIDKPIAGTLSDAIAIFELAKQAGVPVFSTSSLRYGKNTQEIRGGSLGKVTFCETSSPASLEPTHPDLFWYGIHGTESLFTVMGTGCQSVVRGKTPDGKIEVTGQWGNGRVGIYREGSGYQGKAIGEKGEAPAGSYDGYDPLVLEIVKFFRTGQVPVSPEETLEIYAFMEAADESKRQNGASVTLESVMAKAREEANQKIAALKAKIQ; from the coding sequence ATGCGCAGCATGATCCTGACACTCCCGACCTGTCTTCTGTCCTTGATGGCATTGAGCCTCCTCGCCGCGGACACGTCACCAGGACTGGATCTGTTAAACGGAGGGCAATCGGCAAATACAGTTCGCGCATTCAAGGAACTGGCGCGATGGAAAGATCTTCAAAGCTGGCCAACCAGTCTGGCGTTTTCTCCTGACAACAAGACTCTGGCCATCGGCCTGAAGGATGCCGTCGAACTCGTTGATCTCGAAACGAAATCGGTCACCGGCTCGTTCCCGGTGAAGTCTGGACAAGTCCGCGGACTTGTCTTTTCTCCCGACGGGACGCACCTCGCGACGGCCAGTTATCAGCATGCGACACTCTTTGACGCCAAAACGCACGCGGCGGTCCGCGAACTGGGCGGACATCGCGGATATGTGACCTCCATCGCATTCTCACGCGATGGTCGGCGCATCGCGACGGCGTGCGAAGACGAAATCGCACGCGTTTGGAACATGGATCAAAATGATCAGCCGGTGACACTGAAAGGCCATGCCTATCCTGTCACCGGAGTGGCATGGTCGGCAGACGGAGCCCATATTGCGACCTCCGCCGGCGACGACACTCGTCCCACAAAACCGGGACAAGTCCGAATCTGGGATGCCGCATCAGGAATGCTGCAAGACCAGTTCGAACTGCACGCGAAAGCCGCCACCTGCGTCACATTCACTCCTGACGGGCACTACTTGCTCTCGGGCAGCATCGACGAACACGTCAATGTTTACGACCTGCAGGCTAAAAAGCCGTTGGGCTTTTTTGGTGGCCATTCACGCCCCACAATCGCCGTGGCGGTCTATCCCGATGGAGAAACGGCGATTAGCGTCAGCGGAGGGCGCGCGGTCGGTAAGAACGAACTGATGGCATGGGAAATCGAATCGGGGGATGTCATGGCGAGCATTGAAGCACACGAAGCCAAGATCACGTCGCTGGCCGTTTCCGCAGATGGACGAATGATCGCAACTGCCAGCCAGGATCGGTCCGTGGCACTCTGGAGCAGCAGTTTTCTGACGGTGGGGCTCGCCGAGCTTGCCGCCGCCGACGTGGCGCCCCCCAAGGAGAGTAACGCCGAGCAAGTCGTCCAAACGAATCAGCCCTCACCAAACACGCAAGCCGCCAGTGAACCAAAGGCGCGTGTCCTGCGCGCGGGAATCATTGGGCTTGATACATCGCATGCGATTGCGTTCTCGAAAACGCTGAACGCCGCAACCCCCGTCGCCGGTGCCGAAAACTGTCGCGTTGTCGCCGCCTATCCCAAGGGAAGCCCCGATATCAAGTCGAGCCTGGAACGTGTCCCCAGTTACACGGAAGAACTGAAAAGCAAACACGGCGTCGAAATCGTCGATTCCATCGACGAACTTCTCAAACGAGTCGACGTCGTGATGCTGGAAACGAACGATGGTCGGCCGCACCTCGAACAATTGCTGCCTGTCCTCAAAGCAAAGAAGCCTTGTTTCATCGACAAACCGATCGCAGGCACGTTGTCTGACGCGATCGCGATTTTTGAACTGGCCAAGCAGGCTGGCGTGCCCGTCTTCTCGACGTCCTCGCTACGTTACGGCAAGAACACACAGGAAATTCGCGGGGGTTCGCTTGGAAAAGTCACATTCTGCGAAACAAGCAGCCCCGCCAGCCTGGAACCCACACATCCTGACCTCTTCTGGTATGGAATCCACGGCACAGAATCGTTGTTCACAGTCATGGGGACCGGTTGCCAATCCGTCGTTCGCGGCAAAACTCCGGATGGCAAAATCGAAGTCACAGGCCAATGGGGCAACGGCCGTGTTGGGATCTACCGGGAAGGCAGCGGATATCAGGGCAAGGCGATCGGCGAGAAGGGCGAAGCCCCCGCTGGCTCGTATGATGGATATGACCCTCTGGTCCTTGAAATCGTGAAGTTCTTCCGTACCGGCCAGGTTCCCGTGTCACCGGAAGAAACGCTCGAGATCTACGCCTTCATGGAGGCGGCCGACGAAAGCAAACGCCAAAACGGCGCCAGCGTCACACTCGAAAGTGTCATGGCAAAAGCACGCGAAGAGGCCAACCAGAAGATCGCCGCGCTCAAAGCGAAGATCCAGTAA
- the bioA gene encoding adenosylmethionine--8-amino-7-oxononanoate transaminase, giving the protein MNERPAVTPGTTPQLSNSLRELDNAHVWHPFTAMSAYRREQAPIIVDAEGFHLVDEERIRYLDGHSSLWCNIHGHRVPAIDAAITNQLQRVAHTTLLGLSNAPSIELAAELVRRAPSRLNKVFYADCGAAGVEVALKIAYQYYRQRATPEDSRDKFIYFDGAYHGDTIGTMSIGSISRFKNLYSPLLFPAVWAKVPAASPDHPLRESEQLEFCTHELERLLIEHQGRIAGVVIEPLVQAAAGINVQATGFLERVRQLTRRFDTLMIADEIAVGFGRTGTLFACEQENVSPDILILSKGLTGGYLPLAATMITDEIDTAFLGEPWEGRTFFHGHTYTGNPLACAAALASIRLIDDNAVLENVQRVTAVLKQELAPLKQHPQVKEVRQQGAMVGIELHNAGTPFPPERRVGHEVTLACRRRGVILRNIADVIVLMPAPAMPEQLVLELCQVVRDSIQDGLN; this is encoded by the coding sequence GTGAACGAACGCCCCGCCGTGACGCCGGGAACCACTCCTCAATTGTCCAACTCTCTTCGCGAACTCGACAATGCACACGTCTGGCATCCATTCACAGCGATGTCTGCATATCGCCGTGAACAGGCGCCGATTATCGTCGACGCCGAAGGGTTCCATCTCGTCGACGAAGAACGAATTCGCTACCTCGACGGTCATTCGTCGCTCTGGTGTAACATCCACGGACATCGTGTGCCGGCGATCGATGCAGCGATTACGAACCAGTTGCAGCGCGTCGCCCACACCACGCTGCTCGGCCTGTCGAATGCCCCCTCCATCGAACTCGCAGCCGAACTTGTACGACGAGCTCCCAGCAGGCTGAACAAAGTCTTTTATGCCGACTGCGGAGCGGCTGGCGTCGAAGTGGCGCTTAAAATTGCCTATCAGTACTACCGCCAGCGGGCCACACCCGAGGACTCACGCGACAAGTTCATTTACTTCGACGGCGCGTATCACGGCGACACCATCGGAACAATGAGCATCGGTTCGATCAGTCGCTTCAAGAACCTGTATTCGCCGCTCCTGTTTCCCGCCGTCTGGGCCAAAGTTCCCGCCGCATCACCAGACCACCCACTGCGTGAATCCGAACAACTTGAATTTTGCACCCACGAACTCGAGCGTTTGCTGATCGAGCATCAGGGCCGCATCGCAGGCGTCGTCATCGAACCTCTGGTCCAAGCCGCAGCAGGCATCAATGTTCAAGCCACCGGATTTCTAGAGCGTGTTCGGCAACTGACGCGTCGATTCGACACCTTGATGATCGCCGACGAAATTGCCGTCGGGTTCGGACGGACCGGCACCCTGTTCGCCTGCGAACAAGAGAACGTCTCGCCCGATATCCTGATCCTCTCCAAAGGCCTAACCGGCGGCTATCTTCCACTTGCCGCAACGATGATCACGGACGAAATCGATACCGCGTTTCTCGGTGAACCTTGGGAAGGTCGCACTTTCTTCCATGGCCACACCTACACGGGAAATCCACTCGCCTGCGCGGCGGCACTGGCTTCCATTCGCTTGATCGACGACAACGCCGTTCTCGAGAACGTCCAGCGAGTCACTGCAGTTCTCAAACAAGAATTGGCACCGCTCAAACAACACCCGCAGGTCAAAGAGGTTCGACAGCAAGGCGCGATGGTCGGAATCGAACTTCATAACGCGGGGACCCCGTTTCCCCCTGAACGGCGCGTCGGCCATGAAGTCACGCTGGCGTGTCGACGTCGGGGTGTCATTCTCCGCAACATCGCGGATGTGATCGTCTTGATGCCCGCCCCTGCGATGCCGGAACAGTTGGTCCTTGAACTCTGCCAGGTCGTTCGCGATTCAATCCAAGACGGTCTCAACTGA
- a CDS encoding histidine triad nucleotide-binding protein, whose amino-acid sequence MTIFKRIINREIPADIVYEDDLSLAFRDINPQAPTHIVIIPKREIPSLADVTAADEQVLGHLLVVARQVAEKLSLTNGYRTVINCGPDAGQTVHHIHVHLLGGRALGWPPG is encoded by the coding sequence ATGACGATCTTCAAACGGATTATCAATCGAGAAATCCCTGCCGACATCGTCTACGAAGACGATCTCAGCCTGGCATTTCGCGACATCAATCCTCAGGCGCCAACGCATATCGTGATCATCCCCAAGCGAGAGATCCCATCGCTGGCCGATGTGACCGCTGCTGACGAACAAGTCCTTGGCCATCTGCTCGTCGTCGCGCGACAAGTGGCCGAAAAATTATCACTCACAAACGGGTATCGCACGGTCATCAACTGTGGCCCTGACGCCGGCCAGACGGTGCATCATATTCACGTGCATTTGCTCGGCGGCCGAGCTTTAGGGTGGCCTCCGGGGTAG
- a CDS encoding DUF3500 domain-containing protein, with protein MDVRKFALTLSVAGAMAALLTAQTPQPPTTGVGMAEAAKSFLTAITPDQRQAASFKYDDPERLNWHFIPRERKGLPLKALEGPTLHAAMKLIRTGLSDAGYDQALNVMSLEEVLYLIEPGERAARRERRDPSKYYLSIFGTPAEIGLWGWRLEGHHLCLNFSIKDGKVISSTPEFFGANPGTIDAGKGREIRVLGPEEDIARQILKLCTPEQQAICWVSKEAPGEVPGPNLPQPVVGEPVGLPVGKMSADQKQLIQDLLNEYLKNLPADVEKERRDMLKAAGVDKITFAWFGQPDLHEAHHYRVQGPTFVIEYNNTQNNANHVHSMWRNLAGDFALPAK; from the coding sequence ATGGACGTTCGAAAGTTCGCATTGACCTTGTCCGTCGCCGGTGCGATGGCAGCCCTGTTGACCGCTCAAACGCCTCAGCCCCCCACCACGGGCGTGGGCATGGCGGAAGCGGCCAAATCATTCTTGACCGCGATTACCCCAGACCAACGCCAAGCCGCTTCGTTCAAGTACGACGATCCAGAACGACTGAACTGGCACTTCATCCCGCGTGAACGAAAAGGCTTGCCTTTGAAAGCGCTGGAAGGGCCAACACTCCACGCCGCGATGAAGCTTATTCGCACCGGCCTTTCCGATGCAGGCTACGATCAGGCGCTGAATGTGATGAGCCTTGAAGAAGTTCTCTATCTGATCGAACCGGGTGAACGAGCTGCGCGACGTGAACGACGCGATCCCAGTAAGTATTACCTGAGCATCTTTGGTACGCCGGCGGAAATCGGACTTTGGGGCTGGCGGCTGGAAGGGCATCATCTGTGCCTGAACTTCAGCATCAAAGATGGAAAGGTGATTTCCAGCACGCCAGAGTTCTTCGGTGCCAATCCCGGCACGATCGACGCTGGTAAGGGACGAGAAATCCGCGTGCTGGGGCCAGAAGAAGACATCGCACGCCAGATCCTGAAGCTATGCACGCCTGAACAACAAGCCATCTGCTGGGTCAGCAAAGAGGCCCCCGGAGAAGTCCCTGGCCCGAACCTGCCGCAACCTGTTGTGGGAGAGCCCGTCGGGCTGCCGGTCGGCAAGATGTCCGCCGATCAGAAACAACTCATTCAGGACCTGCTGAACGAGTACCTTAAAAATCTTCCGGCCGATGTCGAGAAAGAACGTCGCGACATGTTAAAAGCCGCCGGTGTCGACAAGATCACCTTCGCATGGTTCGGACAGCCCGATTTGCACGAAGCGCATCACTATCGCGTGCAGGGACCGACGTTCGTCATCGAATACAACAACACTCAGAACAACGCCAATCATGTGCACTCGATGTGGCGAAATCTGGCTGGCGATTTTGCACTTCCTGCCAAATAG
- a CDS encoding DJ-1/PfpI family protein has protein sequence MPNKRLLLLAGDFVEDYEIMVPFQALTFVGYDVDAVCPGKQAGEHVRTAIHDFEGDQTYSEKPGHNFTLNATFASVNAADYVGLVIPGGRAPEYLRLNEEVLNLIRSFAKDNRPIAAICHGAQLLTAAGVVKARRCTAYPACGPEIAAAGGQYVATPVDQAYVDGNLVTAPAWPAHPAWLREFTKVLGAKFDLG, from the coding sequence ATGCCGAACAAACGATTGCTGTTACTCGCCGGGGACTTTGTCGAAGACTACGAAATCATGGTCCCGTTCCAGGCTCTGACATTCGTGGGATATGACGTCGATGCCGTCTGCCCCGGAAAGCAGGCGGGCGAACATGTCCGAACAGCAATCCATGATTTCGAGGGTGATCAGACCTATAGTGAAAAGCCGGGGCACAATTTTACATTGAATGCGACCTTTGCGAGTGTCAACGCCGCGGATTACGTCGGCCTGGTGATTCCCGGAGGACGCGCGCCCGAGTATCTGCGATTGAACGAAGAGGTCTTGAATCTGATCCGATCCTTCGCAAAAGACAATCGACCGATCGCGGCGATCTGCCACGGAGCCCAACTGCTGACGGCTGCGGGTGTCGTGAAAGCGCGTCGCTGCACGGCGTATCCTGCCTGTGGTCCAGAGATCGCGGCGGCGGGCGGACAGTACGTCGCGACGCCTGTCGATCAAGCCTATGTGGATGGGAATCTCGTCACCGCGCCGGCGTGGCCTGCTCATCCAGCCTGGCTCCGTGAATTCACGAAGGTCTTGGGTGCCAAATTTGACCTCGGTTGA
- a CDS encoding ornithine cyclodeaminase family protein — protein MSAIYLTEDDVTWLLDMETAIECVEESFRQWSFGKADNQPRRRVNAGKVTLHTLPAAAEYLGYVGVKSYVSSRAGARFQFTLYDAQTAQPVSLIEANLLGQMRTGAVSGVATKYMARPDASVVGCFGTGLQARSQLKAICCVRRIERIDVYGRDDARRRAFADEIAEFCGVPTVAVHVPEEAAAEKDVVVCATTSKVPVFDGHVLSEGTHVNAIGSNYLTKAEIDVTTIRRADHIICDSIDACQLEAGDFVPALEDGSLDWSRIHELADVVVDRETGRAHPEDITLFKSVGLGLEDLAVAVRIFERAREEGVGRPLPY, from the coding sequence ATGTCCGCAATCTACCTGACCGAAGATGACGTGACCTGGCTGCTCGACATGGAGACAGCGATCGAGTGCGTCGAAGAGTCGTTTCGGCAATGGTCTTTTGGCAAAGCCGACAATCAACCACGGCGGCGGGTCAATGCGGGGAAGGTCACACTTCACACATTGCCCGCAGCGGCCGAGTACCTTGGCTATGTCGGGGTGAAGTCGTACGTCTCAAGTCGTGCCGGCGCGCGGTTTCAGTTCACATTGTACGATGCCCAGACGGCACAACCGGTTTCGCTGATCGAAGCCAATCTGCTCGGGCAGATGCGGACGGGAGCGGTATCGGGCGTCGCCACCAAATATATGGCTCGCCCCGACGCCAGCGTCGTAGGGTGTTTCGGAACCGGTCTGCAGGCGCGGTCGCAACTCAAGGCGATCTGCTGCGTCCGACGAATCGAGCGGATCGACGTCTATGGTCGCGACGATGCGAGGCGCCGGGCGTTTGCCGACGAGATTGCCGAGTTCTGTGGCGTTCCAACCGTTGCCGTCCATGTCCCTGAAGAGGCAGCAGCCGAGAAGGATGTTGTCGTCTGTGCCACGACCAGCAAGGTTCCAGTGTTCGACGGGCATGTGTTGAGTGAAGGGACGCACGTCAATGCGATCGGCAGCAACTATCTCACGAAGGCCGAGATTGACGTCACGACGATCCGGCGCGCGGATCATATTATCTGCGACAGCATCGATGCCTGTCAGTTAGAGGCGGGTGATTTCGTGCCCGCGCTCGAAGATGGAAGTCTTGATTGGTCGCGGATTCACGAATTGGCGGACGTTGTCGTCGATCGTGAGACCGGTCGGGCCCATCCTGAGGATATTACGCTCTTCAAGTCTGTGGGACTCGGGCTTGAAGATCTGGCCGTGGCCGTTCGAATCTTTGAGCGGGCACGAGAAGAAGGTGTTGGTCGTCCGTTGCCGTACTGA